From one Lycium ferocissimum isolate CSIRO_LF1 chromosome 5, AGI_CSIRO_Lferr_CH_V1, whole genome shotgun sequence genomic stretch:
- the LOC132055237 gene encoding uncharacterized protein LOC132055237: MAMRNFYNEIKGMRVKEVGNYLKPMMSVGYAKSAVKRGLDNYHAKYIQTSSVDPVYHVCFGGMAFSYLVALPEERRHLEHKQHAKH; encoded by the coding sequence ATGGCGATGAGAAACTTCTACAACGAGATAAAGGGCATGAGAGTGAAGGAGGTTGGGAATTACCTGAAGCCGATGATGTCTGTTGGTTACGCGAAGAGTGCTGTGAAGAGGGGATTGGATAATTACCATGCCAAATACATCCAAACCAGTTCTGTTGATCCAGTCTACCATGTCTGCTTCGGAGGCATGGCTTTCTCCTACCTCGTTGCCCTTCCTGAAGAGCGTCGCCACCTTGAACACAAACAACACGCCAAACACTGA